The following proteins come from a genomic window of Theileria equi strain WA chromosome 2 map unlocalized gcontig_1105316255037, whole genome shotgun sequence:
- a CDS encoding Papain family cysteine protease family member protein (encoded by transcript BEWA_035230A), with protein MGRVTIELKNKPPNGDTNPITYQASTTTGTGKQIQVKQTTEPQGSDFLKYEHTLYPSGGNFTLKEVKGDDENREISGILPTPNVSSVSAYYWKYGLDKALIIGITKGTIKTTYYGNIKNNTGSNKWIVLTGSSQPPLITGDIERTLDDIVCYNNNAVTLDLSKGTSFSRAGKEPYCCRCEHHSNGDYQRKISVTKNSVPVPVFPKIEYFKHSISGNHKLARIRYYIDGEDLQKTNDPKKRKRINYSGLTLPSSNVQAVYAFYCGGNLVLIYIDGRGTAIGWYQKKSLSGSNGNEEWTEVNLQDITPEQLNSSTDHGKYNNLVRALNKVDCSNYQQCNAASALNQTGVPGTLGQPSTETLPATTKTSEAQPCSADTAKSTQSRVNNSGSGGSDVVGQWVIYETGFSKSPQTCGGTSPNSNSENLKLADYKSYLLENFGELHETRIELSDERNFMRDLVVPRNEWLFFTVKEADTGKPLGRWTMVYDEGIDISIGDKRYFGYLGYKKGTSEECRKVIEGSYEDPSGQILCYKTNPSEIKIGWVSKKSKKSHVWGCFYAEKVHKSMNESLVLDATHNQKVKQTKPENSGISSWKSKIYPQFEDLTPFRFIQLRKGVDFRHFHHSLREKPKGQKGRFLQKEGRQSKYACVKKIPEHVDESLPKHWSWGDSFNGALNDIQQYSQGNCGSCYAMSAMYIFGRRFEILLKKLYPGKKWNPADFSFSVQDIVSCSPFVQGCYGGFPYLVGRHLKEFGAVHESQFPYEMEGKDTLPQCKPELSIGYSMQNVDPNTESDMEKRWFASDYGYIGGCYECTTEAEMMKEIYHHGPVCVAIDAPNSLFSYSDGIYDDSSKHGYVCDLPNRNLNGWEYTNHAVAIVGWGEDITNHGIQKYWIVRNTWGKNWGFEGFIKIKRGVNLNGIESQAVYIDPDIHRGMGLKFANQTISREL; from the exons ATGGGAAGAGTAACCATTGAGCTCAAAAATAAGCCACctaatggagatactaaTCCTATTACATACCAAGCTTCTACCACTACCGGAACTGGTAAGCAAATTCAAGTAAAGCAAACTACCGAACCCCAAGGATCTgacttcctcaagtatGAACATACCCTATATCCTAGTGGAGGAAATTTTACACTAAAGGAAGTTAAAGGCGATGATGAAAACCGGGAGATTAGTGGAATTCTTCCAACCCCAAATGTCTCATCCGTTTCTGCTTACTACTGGAAGTATGGGTTAGATAAGGCTCTCATAATCGGTATTACCAAGGGTACTATTAAAACTACCTATTATGGCAATATAAAGAATAATACTGGTAGTAATAAGTGGATTGTACTAACTGGAAGCAGTCAACCTCCACTCATAACCGGTGACATTGAAAGGACACTTGACGACATAGTCTGTTACAACAATAATGCCGTCACCTTAGATCTTAGCAAAGGGACATCCTTTTCTAGAGCTGGTAAGGAGCCATATTGTTGCCGTTGTGAACATCATAGTAACGGTGATTATCAGCGGAAGATTTCTGTTACTAAGAATTCAGTTCCAGTTCCAGTTTTCCCTAAAATTGAATACTTCAAACACTCCATTTCTGGTAATCATAAACTTGCAAGGATAAGGTACTATATTGATGGTGAAGATCTTCAGAAGACTAATGATCCAAAGAAAAGAAAGCGTATAAACTATTCTGGGCTAACCCTTCCATCCTCTAATGTACAAGCTGTATATGCGTTCTACTGCGGAGGAAACCTAGTATTAATATATATTGATGGTAGAGGTACAGCTATCGGTTGgtaccagaagaaaagTCTTTCTGGTAGtaatggaaatgaagagtggaCAGAAGTCAATCTCCAAGACATAACACCCGAGCAATTAAATAGTTCTACAGACCATGGAAAATACAATAATCTTGTAAGGGCACTAAACAAGGTTGATTGTAGCAATTATCAACAATGTAATGCCGCTTCTGCTCTTAATCAAACCGGTGTTCCTGGAACTCTTGGACAACCTAGTACTGAAACTCTTCCTGCTACTACTAAAACTTCTGAAGCTCAACCTTGTTCTGCTGATACTGCAAAATCTACTCAATCTAGAGTTAATAATTCTGGTTCTGGTGGA AGCGACGTGGTTGGTCAATGGGTAATTTACGAGACTGGATTCTCCAAGAGCCCGCAGACTTGCGGGGGGACGAGTCCAAACAGCAACTCAGAGAATCTAAAGTTAGCTGACTACAAGTCTTATCTGCTGGAAAACTTTGGAGAACTTCACGAGACACGAATAGAATTGAGTGACGAAAGAAATTTTATGAGGGATTTGGTGGTACCCaggaatgaatggttaTTTTTTACGGTAAAAGAGGCAGATACCGGAAAGCCGCTAGGAAGGTG GACGATGGTATACGATGAAGGAATAGATATATCCATTGGAGACAAGAGATACTTTGGATACCTGGGCTATAAAAAGGGTACCAGTGAAGAATGTAGAAAAGTTATTGAAG GTTCATACGAAGACCCTTCTGGGCAGATACTGTGTTACAAGACGAATCCATCAGAGATAAAAATCGGATGGGTTAGTAAAAAGAGCAAGAAATCGCACGTTTGGGGATGCTTTTATGCCGAAAAGGTTCACAAGAGCATGAATGAGTCACTCGTTTTAGATGCAACACACAACCAAAAAGTCAAGCAAACAAAACCAGAAAACTCAGGGATTTCCTCGTGGAAAAGTAAAATATATCCACAGTTTGAGGATCTGACGCCGTTTAGATTCATTCAGCTGCGCAAGGGAGTGGATTTCAGGCATTTTCATCACAGTCTACGTGAGAAACCAAAAGGACAAAAGGGAAGATTTTTGCAAAAGGAAGGTAGACAATCCAAATATGCATGTGTGAAAAAAATTCCAGAGCATGTGGATGAATCTCTTCCTAAACATTGGAGTTGGGGAGATTCATTCAACGGGGCCCTAAATGACATTCAACAGTATAGCCAAGGAAACTGTGGGAGTTGTTACGCAATGAGTGCAATGTATATATTTGGAAGACGTTTTGAAATTCTTTTAAAGAAGCTTTACCCCGGAAAAAAGTGGAATCCGGCTGATTTCTCATTCTCGGTGCAAGATATAGTTAGCTGTTCACCATTTGTCCAGGGATGCTATGGAGGTTTTCCGTATCTTGTTGGAAGGCATTTGAAAGAGTTTGGAGCTGTACATGAATCTCAATTTCCATATGAAATGGAGGGGAAAGACACGCTACCACAATGCAAACCAGAGTTGTCCATTGGTTATTCTATGCAAAATGTAGATCCTAACACTGAGTCTGATATGGAAAAAAGATGGTTTGCCAGCGACTATGGGTATATTGGAGGTTGCTACGAGTGTACAACTGAAGCGGAAATGATGAAGGAGATTTACCACCACGGACCAGTTTGTGTAGCAATTGATGCGCCAAACTCTCTCTTTTCCTACAGCGATG GTATCTACGACGATTCAAGCAAGCATGGATACGTATGTGACCTCCCGAACCGGAACCTAAACGGCTGGGAGTATACTAATCATGCAGTTGCAATTGTAGGATGGGGAGAAGATATTACAAATCATGGTATACAAAAGTACTGGATAGTTAGAAACACTTGGGGGAAAAATTGGGGATTTGAAGGATTCATAAAGATCAAGAGAGGAGTTAATTTAAATGGAATCGAATCGCAGGCTGTTTATATAGACCCAGATATACACAGGGGAATGGGTCTCAAATTTGCTAATCAAACCATTTCTAGAGAGCTATAA
- a CDS encoding signal peptide containing protein (encoded by transcript BEWA_035240A) yields the protein MNAIVALISAVSVFAVSALHLDFTGDLAAHGAVVKGVHHGAHVAHFVAGGEVVDGLKCGAHFSWALPEGKAVKEVLAFSHCKKGGLVLFHLTFTDGTEQFLHFFGGVAVPVSHHVWLAKLAKGVCKHAPALAGLPHHAVLADLAHVLA from the coding sequence ATGAACGCTATTGTTGCTTTGATCTCTGCTGTCAGCGTCTTCGCTGTCTCTGCTCTTCACCTTGACTTCACTGGTGATTTGGCTGCCCATGGTGCCGTCGTCAAGGGTGTCCACCATGGTGCCCATGTTGCTCACTTTGTCGCCGGTGGTGAGGTTGTCGATGGTCTCAAGTGCGGTGCTCACTTCTCCTGGGCTTTGCCTGAGGGCAAGGCCGTCAAGGAAGTTTTGGCTTTCTCTCACTGCAAGAAAGGTGGTCTTGTTTTGTTCCATCTTACCTTCACTGATGGTACTGAGCAGTTCCTCCACTTCTTTGGCGGTGTTGCTGTCCCAGTTTCTCACCATGTCTGGTTGGCTAAGCTCGCCAAGGGTGTCTGCAAGCATGCTCCAGCCCTTGCTGGCTTGCCACATCATGCCGTTTTGGCTGACTTGGCTCACGTCTTGGCTTAA
- a CDS encoding ABC transporter, ATP-binding protein family member protein (encoded by transcript BEWA_035250A) has translation MLFKELAGFATSSLFSHGIALDKPFMSVSNHSRIHSHWNFNGTSMRNHLNGINLSFWSSYRYGNSRVKHLEYLGSIRHFSTKAELSGTGKSEKQKRISLRDPKYKTGWKCLLRCIYLERFMVIPTMIALLISSAVISSFPMAVGNFVNKFSVSDNPPIPLYTCILAVLAAALSSFAKSTLSILVGDRIAMRLRRDTFAKLMKKGIPFYDSNTSGTLCSVLTSDVIVASNVVNHMCQIIRSGITFLAGTTLSLTLAPISLFAYTVLPVAASMFVIFPSARYIQRLSASKLKNISLMAEHANQRFSNMRTVKAFNAEALECHTFHKKLLEIMKVAKQIAIYSGITSFIAVGAVGTLILLMAHNSAYLVLSGSMKVGDVTSLLMYSALIGGSVQGFTSGLSEIQKCIGASQALQDIHKWEAKINGEQVKSYMDVAEKQTSVSDLERVKSAIKFDSITFSYPTRPNVKVLDDVSFSIEHGKKLVVMGSTGCGKSTLFQLLLGFYEPNSGSISINGKNLADIGDKNLRQEISWVEQLGVLFGDTIRSNATYSIDSTRIMEKSKQIEEEDSVTSLNIDEDLENYKVDNLENIYKVADLEKFLDGLPEGDETLVGQNGYSLSGGQRQRILIARALVKDSPIILLDEPTSALDIKSENIIKTNLQTVLKDKTAIIVTHRTSLLSLADYIMCMDGGKICQFGPRDQVLGNPCDALSKIVPRQYS, from the exons ATGCTGTTTAAGGAGCTCGCAGGGTTCGCAACTTCGTCCCTTTTTAGTCATGGAATAGCACTAGACAAGCCTTTCATGTCCGTCTCAAACCATTCAAGAATACACTCTCActggaattttaatggaacATCTATGAGGAACCACTTGAATGGAATAAATTTGTCCTTCTGGTCAAGCTACAGATATGGAAACTCAAGAGTTAAACATTTGGAATACCTTGGTTCCATACGCCATTTCTCTACCAAGGCGGAGCTATCTGGTACAGGAAAATCTGAGAAACAAAAGAGAATATCCCTGAGGGATCCAAAGTATAAAACGGGATGGAAATGTCTCTTGAGGTGCATCTACTTGGAGCGCTTTATGGTAATTCCTACAATGATTGCACTCTTGATTTCAAGTGCGGtcatttcatcatttccaaTGGCTGTAGGTAACTTTGTAAATAAGTTCTCTGTCTCAGATAATCCGCCAATACCGCTATACACGTGCATCCTTGCCGTTTTAGCAGCTGCACTTTCTTCATTTGCAAAGTCCACACTTTCTATTTTAGTTGGCGATAGAATAGCCATGCGCCTAAGAAGGGATACATTTGCTAAGCTTATGAAAAAGGGGATCCCATTTTACGATTCAAATACATCTGGAACTCTTTGCAGTGTGCTCACGAGTGATGTGATTGTTGCTTCGAACGTTGTCAATCATATGTGCCAAATAATACGTTCTGGGATTACTTTTCTAGCAG GTACAACTTTATCTCTCACATTGGCTCCCATTTCTCTGTTTGCCTATACTGTACTCCCAGTGGCAGCCTCAATGTTTGTTATATTTCCCTCTGCTAGGTACATTCAGAGACTTTCAGCGAGTAAACTCAAGAATATTTCCCTAATGGCTGAACATGCCAATCAGAGATTCTCAAATATGAGAACTGTAAAAGCTTTTAATGCAGAAGCCCTGGAATGTCACACATTCCATaaaaaacttttggaaattatGAAAGTCGCAAAACAAATCGCAATCTACAGTGGAATCACAAGTTTTATCGCAGTTGGAGCAGTTGGAACTTTAATCCTGCTTATGGCGCATAATAGTGCCTATTTGGTTCTTTCTGGGTCCATGAAGGTAGGAGACGTTACATCTCTCCTAATGTATAGCGCCCTCATTGGTGGAAGTGTTCAAGGATTTACCTCTGGCTTGAGTGAAATCCAAAAATGCATTGGTGCATCCCAAGCTCTTCAGGATATACACAAATGGGAGGCTAAAATAAACGGGGAACAGGTCAAGAGTTATATGGATGTTGCAGAAAAACAGACCTCTGTTTCGGATTTGGAGAGAGTTAAATCAGCCATAAAGTTCGATTCAATTACTTTTTCATATCCAACTAGGCCTAATGTTAAGGTTTTGGACGATGTTTCATTTTCTATAGAGCATGGAAAGAAACTCGTTGTAATGGGTTCCACCGGGTGTGGGAAGAGTACTCTCTTCCAGCTGCTACTTGGTTTTTATGAGCCAAATTCTGGAAGCATTTctataaatggaaagaattTAGCGGATATCGGAGACAAAAATCTAAGGCAAGAAATCTCATGGGTTGAACAACTTGGAGTTTTGTTTGGTGATACCATAAGATCAAACGCGACATACTCTATTGATTCTACAAGGATAATGGAAAAGTCTAAACAGatagaggaggaagattCTGTTACTTCTCTCAACATAGATGAAGACTTAGAAAATTACAAGGTGGATAACTTGGAAAATATCTATAAAGTAGCtgatttggaaaagttttTAGACGGTCTTCCGGAAGGAGATGAAACGTTGGTGGGACAAAATGGCTATTCCCTCAGCGGTGGCCAGAGACAGAGAATTCTTATTGCCAGAGCTCTTGTTAAGGACTCACCTATTATACTCCTGGATGAACCAACATCAGCCCTTGACATAAAGTCTGAAAATATTATCAAGACTAATCTACAAACGGTCCTCAAAGACAAAACTGCCATTATAGTAACACATCGCACTAGTTTGTTATCTCTGGCCGATTACATTATGTGTATGGATGGAGGTAAAATTTGCCAATTTGGTCCACGGGATCAAGTTTTAGGAAACCCGTGTGACGCTCTTAGCAAGATTGTTCCGAGACAGTACTCTTGA
- a CDS encoding hypothetical protein (encoded by transcript BEWA_035260A), which produces MRVLSLLFILSIFRLSNCGGEDENGTKQGGITLDIFATDESKIEKNEGLDKGVRYSEYIPRDGFHIVSVEDNGQSIWRAEYGERFILAQSFKSKEDTLIAVIVHSGDRNVARCFKKTKGLWEGITRFEYDEILDAIMAKSEGESRECALENEKLEPEIPSYSPIDREEAVSRDYSTFIQEIAPPPPRRNRRYQIPFYHDNIGYSHFRSYMDIVPMLFASHFMRPPPLRMGVTMNILNPDWKFFEVEGKREGYGSYSGMMCPLDKYYVKRIIYGNELIWKRHDGWECTHVSIHTSKTRELLIIGFRMMRNVDCKSILRCQGGKWQDVSRLNTCDIIFDMHKETLKEMEGKRSNGLLEQFLKFVSKQGQKSDIEGVSHLELKKPYSVEELARLREGEFTSPVDKCNGKKMLQKARVISILRGRETQAERAVYRGYCQVLDSTFRLLRMLLRR; this is translated from the coding sequence ATGAGGGTACTATCTCTGTTATTCATCCTGTCCATATTCCGATTGTCTAATTGTGGaggtgaagatgaaaaCGGGACTAAACAGGGTGGTATTACTCTCGATATATTTGCTACAGATGAATCAAAAATAGAAAAGAATGAGGGCTTGGACAAAGGGGTAAGGTATAGTGAGTATATTCCAAGAGATGGCTTTCACATAGTCTCAGTTGAGGACAATGGTCAATCAATTTGGAGAGCTGAATACGGCGAACGCTTTATCCTTGCACAATCATTCAAAAGCAAAGAAGATACTCTTATTGCTGTAATTGTCCATTCAGGTGATAGGAACGTAGCAAGGTGTTTCAAGAAGACAAAGGGGTTGTGGGAAGGCATTACAAGATTTGAGTACGACGAGATACTCGATGCTATAATGGCAAAATCTGAGGGTGAATCTCGAGAATGTGCACTTGAAAACGAAAAGTTAGAACCGGAAATACCATCTTATTCTCCAATAGACAGGGAAGAAGCAGTCTCTAGAGACTATAGCACATTCATTCAGGAAATCGCCCCTCCACCCCCTAGACGAAATAGACGTTACCAGATTCCTTTCTATCACGATAACATAGGATATTCCCATTTTAGAAGCTACATGGATATAGTGCCCATGCTTTTCGCTTCTCATTTCATGCGTCCTCCGCCCCTACGAATGGGAGTGACCatgaacattttaaatccGGACTGGAAGTTTTTTGAAGTTGAGGGTAAGCGGGAGGGATACGGATCATATTCCGGAATGATGTGCCCACTTGATAAGTATTATGTGAAAAGGATTATTTATGGAAACGAGCTAATCTGGAAAAGACATGACGGCTGGGAATGTACGCATGTATCGATACATACGAGTAAAACGAGGGAGCTCCTGATCATTGGGTTCAGAATGATGAGGAACGTAGACTGCAAATCTATACTGAGATGCCAAGGCGGTAAATGGCAGGATGTTAGCAGACTGAACACTTGTGATATAATCTTTGACATGCACAAGGAAACCCTCAAAGAGATGGAGGGTAAAAGGTCTAATGGGCTCTTGGAACAATTCTTGAAATTCGTTTCAAAACAAGGGCAAAAATCAGACATTGAGGGAGTGAGCCATCTAGAACTTAAGAAACCGTACAGTGTGGAGGAACTGGCAAGGTTAAGGGAGGGTGAATTTACATCTCCCGTAGATAAATGcaatggaaagaagatgtTGCAAAAGGCCAGAGTGATCTCCATCTTACGAGGCAGAGAAACACAGGCCGAAAGGGCAGTTTACAGGGGATACTGTCAAGTGCTGGACTCAACCTTTAGGCTCCTGAGGATGCTCTTGCGTCGCTAG
- a CDS encoding conserved hypothetical protein (encoded by transcript BEWA_035270A) yields MKRHGKATNVTVLEEDDFKYVPKKKTELFEEVHYEFREDSEDEGPVIVNADEFNRALPQERPKSPSPPRRTVVESDDEEIVYRDKSGRRITKEQWLLNQKKGKSKKDEPKQVC; encoded by the exons ATGAAAAGGCACGGGAAAGCCACAAATGTGACGGTCTTGGAGGAAGACGACTTTAAATACGTACCCAAGAAGAAGACTGAACTCTTTGAAGAAGTCCATTACGAGTTTAGAGAAGACTCCGAAGATGAAGGACCGGTCATTGTCAACGCTGATGAATTCAATC GTGCACTCCCTCAGGAGAGACCAAAATCTCCATCGCCTCCAAGAAGAACTGTCGTTGAATCGGATGACGAAGAGATTGTATATCGTGACAAAAGCGGCAGAAGGATTACAAAGGAGCAGTGGCTTCTTAATCAAAAGAAGGGGAAAAGTAAAAAGGATGAGCCAAAACAGGTATGTTAA
- a CDS encoding conserved hypothetical protein (encoded by transcript BEWA_035280A), whose protein sequence is MERGLGIRRDVRKLSAEASEFPTLCETCLGPNPLIRMLRERSGKECKICERPFTMFRWKPGPKARYKQTIICQNCSKAKNLCQTCLFDLEYGLPVQVRDQFIKGGIELSDSKINLNYQLNKLENGQIDVAAQSAPNEMLSKLARTAPYYRRNKPRVCTFWLRNLCNRGEECPYLHEDVGHDPSLSKQNIRDRFKGENDPLALKILKGLEKEEKKEEEQQLPEGVYPSMLPKEAEKRM, encoded by the exons ATGGAGCGTGGGTTAGGTATTCGTAGAGATGTGCGCAAATTAAGTGCAGAGGCATCAGAGTTCCCAACTTTGTGTGAAACATGTCTGGGTCCGAATCCTCTGATTAGGATGCTAAGGGAACGATCTGGaaaagaatgtaaaatCTGCGAGAGGCCATTTACAATGTTTCGCTGGAAGCCTGGTCCAAAGGCCAGATATAAGCAGACAATAATTTGTCAAAATTGCTCAAAGGCAAAGAACCTATGCCAAACATGTCTATTCGATCTGGAATATGGACTTCCAGtacag GTCCGCGATCAATTTATAAAGGGAGGTATTGAGCTCTCAGATTCCAAGATCAATCTCAATTACCAGTTAAACAAACTCGAAAATGGGCAAATTGATGTAGCCGCACAATCAGCTCCAAATGAAATGCTCAGTAAACTTGCCAGAACGGCTCCATATTATCGCAGAAACAAGCCTCGTGTTTGCACATTTTGGCTAAGAAATTTGTGCAACAGAGGTGAAGAATGTCCTTACCTTCACGAAGATGTTGGACATGACCCATCCCTGTCAAAGCAGAACATTAGGGATAGATTTAAAGGCGAAAACGATCCTCTCGCACTAAAGATTCTAAAGGGacttgaaaaggaagaaaagaaggaagaggagcAACAACTCCCAGAGGGAGTATATCCGTCAATGTTGCCAAAAGAAGCAGAAAAGAGAATGTAA